In Lycium ferocissimum isolate CSIRO_LF1 chromosome 7, AGI_CSIRO_Lferr_CH_V1, whole genome shotgun sequence, the sequence TATTACCGAAAAACTCAATCCAAATAGCACACCATTCTAGTGGTACAGTTCCTTTCAGCTTATTAATGCGAGCTAAGGTTTTGATGAGATAGGCTTCTATAAAGGTATCAAGCTAAAATAGGGGACGAAATTGCAAACGGCACTAGTGGCGCCATGTATGGGCGCATCCCTATGCACGATGCTATACCATGTGGGAGCACAGGCTCTCATTGACATGCCCTCAAGCTAGCTCGGGCATGAAGCATGCATTGGAGAGTCAGGTAACAGCCTGCCCACTCTGAATACGACTCAGCCCAAGGTAGGGTCCAACAGCTAAAAGAGTACCGCATGTAACATGGTTGTCCAGTGTGCAGGGGTCATACCTAATTGCACAGTATTGTTGCTATTCAATGCTTGGCCCATTGTCCAGCATGAGCCCTCAAGGTAAAGTTGAAGAAACAGTCTAAATATATCAAGTATAAGCATCCAACCCCATCCCCCCTCTTAAAAAGTAGAAATATCCAGTCTTTTGTAAACTAAAGGACAATCCAAAATGTCTAAGCAAATTTTGAGTAGCACAAGGATGACGACCTGAAAGAtttgaaattaaagaaaaagacgATCCCCAAACTGAAAAATATTTCAGGTCTTTGTCATAAAGATACTGTACGTTGCTTTTTATCTCCTTTCAAAGCAACAAATCTTTTGAGATATCAACTCTTTTGCCTTCACATTCAAGAAAGAACAACACTAGCTATCAAACCTCACTATAATTTCTTCACAAACAGACCAGAATTAGATCCACACACATTTTAATCCTTATGCCACCCTAAAGGGCTGCCATTTGTAATCCCACCAAAACTAACTAatgatttaattaaaaaaaacaacatGAATAGAATGAGACTCCAAGCTTTTAGGACCACAGGCCTAAAAGTATAATTTTCTTAGTTGAAGATCACATGCAGAGCTCAGAAGGACCATTACTGGGAACCATGTGCATATGCATTGGCCTTAAAAATCAATCTATGTAAATACTGTATATATATTGGAAAGTCAGTAGTATGTGCCAAATAATTAATAGTACGGATATGAGGCAGAGCCTGAAAAGATAATGGGGGCCACAAACTCTCATAGCTGTTATGTTACAGTCACTGCCACTCTTTTCCACTCAGTGCTATAAAGAAATAGCTCAACCATAGTTTGTCATCAAGAAACAAGCATGTCTACAATTGTATGCTTTTTTTACAGACTGATCAAATCAAACCCCACCAAAACCTGTCAACAACCACAAAGGTATTCACATTTTCCACAACTAACCTTCACCAAATTCCTTAACTACATGATTAGTAAAGTCTAAGATTAATCCACGAATCCAGTTCCTCAGTACTCTGCTACTTTGAAGCAGATCACAAACTCCACATCCTTCCTAGTTTATAAGAGAAGAGAAACAAGcaaaaaatagataaaaagaaaacacGTCTACTCGTTAAGCCTTTTACCCCATATATATTGTAGCCATTATATCAACAAGTTTGTGCAAGTTTCATCATCCTTCAGATTTTAGCTCTGATTCTACACTCGGCATTGTCCCTTCACCTTCTAATGATAAAATAGGAAGCTTACACCTAGGactcatcttcttcacttcctcactagAATATATAAATATCCTCCTGACCATCTTACAGAACTCCCTgcaatcaaataaattaaattaaaacatgTAGCCAACAGAATAGCAAATGAAAATTCAAACAGTTGCAGAGACTCACGGCCATGGATCATCCCCCACAAGCATCATGTCACCCTCATCATCCGTGTAGACAACTTCCCATTTGTTTCGAGGGCAAAGCTCTCCCTTGATATCGAATATCTTCTCCAGCTCACTGATAAGATCATCATAACCACTTAGTGCAGCCAAATCAACCGCACGTCCAACACGAACCCCTTGCATTTGCACCTAATTTGGATAATTATGCTTACAGGTAAGTAAAGTGAACAAACGTTCCAACAATCTAAAGAACTAACATAAACTATCTTCTGTACCTTAGTACGAGTTCTTGAAGAAGTGAGGCCCTGTTTGTGTGTATCCTTTGGTAGTGCCTCCAATTGGACTTGTTTCTTTTCTTCCGAAGGATTCAGATGCTCTACATTCTGGTCCTTATCAACTTCAGACTCGCCAGGCACAATGGGTGCATCATCAGCACAGTTGGATATAACATTAGCACTAAGTATTTCTTTCTCCCTAGTAGGCGTACTACTAGAGTTTTTCCGCAAGTCAATGCCAAATAAGCGACAAGCGGAAGAGATCTCACGCTTATTACCCCTGTCCACTTTGTCAAGTAAGACGGCATTACTTGCCCTTGATGACATCGGAGAACCATAATCCAACAGAGCTGATCGTGTGATCAGCTGCTTGTTGTCTTCAATAGGGGAACCATTTGCAAGCATACTATGCTGCCAAACGCCACTGAGATGTGTCCTACAACTAGTGTTGTTCACGCCATTGGAGAGGCTGCTATTCTGCTTTGAAGACCAGAATAGTTGGTTGTCATGGCTTTGAACTTCAGCAATACTACCTATGTGGCTCACTTCAACAGTAGGACCAGATCCAGGGTACCAGAATGGAGAAGCAGCAGAGGCAACAGCGATTTCTGCAACAAACAAATTATTGCTGAATTTCAATGACTGGGCTTGTATAAGGCGCAAGGAAAAGTGAGACACGAGTGCAGAAGTTATTATATACCAGTGTGGGGAAGCTCAAGGGCACGGGGTCGTTTGCTCTTTATTCCTGGTTGTGCAACATCTACAGAAGTAGGAGCAACAAAAGGCTCTATCTCCCATGGTGAAACCCTGTCTGGCCTTAATATGGATGATGGTTCATCCCATTGAATCTAGAAGGGAGCAAAATAGTCAAAACAAGACCAATGTATGTGTCAAACTTTTCCATCTATGAATCCAAACATATTCCTAACCTTCAAGGATCGCCATTTAGATTCTGACCATTGCGAGGAGATGTCACCAGTTCCAACTATCGTTCCTGTAAACCTGACAATTAAAACTCGCAGAAATCAAAAGCTGCAACAGCAGCATGGCCTTCAAATTAACACACAAGAAAAGGATATGAACAGTGAACCTTCTTTCAGGAGAATCTTCTCCTTCAAACCTCATCCTGAAACGCATACCCACTGAGAACCCATGACTCACGGCCTCCAGATACTTATTCAATCCAACTATAAATTGGCTTGTCCTGATTGATGTCATATGGTATCAGAAGAATAGGAAAATGTCATAAAACAAGCACATGTAAACATTTATTCTGTGCATCTACATGAATATAAGAAAAATACCTTGGCTTATAATACACAACAAACAGAGTCTGCGTTGAAATAGCATGAGATGCAGTTGCAAGAACTCCAAGATGCATGCTTTGGCTGGATATCACACATTGAGGCATAGGGCTTTGCTGCCGAGCAAGACGTCGAACCCCAACACGCAGTTCTCCATTCTCATCCCTGCAATATTTAAGACTTACATTACAtctatttatggaaaataaaaattatggtTGAATTTTATCGAAAATGAACCAGCAACAATTCCtaacaagtaaaaaaaaaaaaaaagagagagagagaaaaagagagttaACACCTCAAGAATACCAAAGCATCACCAGCAACTAATCTCTTGGATGTTACGAATGTACTCCATCCAGTAGTTAGCAAGTGTCTTCGAGGTTGGCCTGAAAAGTAGCTAGGTCGATTAAGGAACCAAGACAGCATGCACGTATACCAGAAtctaaattcaattaaaaaaattctattaTACCGGGAGAGTTTCCAAGTTCAAAAACTCAACCACCAAGATTGATTATTCTTCCTGCACGCTAGAAAAAAATTACCTCTAAAGATATGCTTAAATCGCCACTCATACCCATGAAGATCTTTGGCGATCAAATCTTGGGTCGGAGTCGCCTGAGTCATGTCCTGTTGATGCCACATACCAGTCCAAATGTCAGAACATATAACCCTTTAAAGATTTGCTAAAATAATCAAGTCTAAGAcaggaaggagaagaaattaACCTTCCCTCCTGCCAGTTTTGTTATATAAATCTAACACAGCAGTTGCTGATATTGAAAAAATACATACTAGTACGTAAAGttatttttaaacccattttcttcatccatctttctcTGAAAACAAAAAGGATAGAGTGAAGATAAAGTGAAAGAATTACCAGTTGCGGGAGACATTCATTAGCGTGCTTCCGAAGAACAGAGAATCCTCCATGAGTGCTCGTATCTGATGCGGTTAAGATCTTACAGAATGAGTGAACCGTTCGTTTTGGCGGATCAGGTGGACATGGATCAGGTTTAGAAGGCTCCTCTTGCTACAAAGAGTAAATTAAGGTGATGAAACACAAAATTAATCAAACTAATTTAAACTGAAAATTGGCTTAGACAGGACTGATGTTCTGTTTACCGTTAACTGCTGGATTCTTAGAAAAGATGCAGTATAAAATAAAAGGCAATTACTACTGATTGTTACCATAAAAGGCAATTACTACTGATTGTTACCTTTGCCTCAGGGTGCAATGTGATCTGGGCATAAACCTCATCAGTCTCCACCTCCGCCTGTCGATTGAAAACGAACGATCAATGTTTTTTTCCTCCTTCAACATAACAGGACAATGGCAACGAATTCGATAAACAAAGGCTAGAATTCAGAATCAAGAACATACCAGTAAGTGGACGTTAACAACGCGACAGAGGATCTTAGAAGGAAGATTAAACAAAGGAATTTTTTGATTCACAGCTTGATTTGTCGAAGCCTCTAACTACAAAAGCATCCATTAGAAACACGCAGCTAtagcaaatttcttttttaaaaagaatggaAGTTTAGCATCATAAAAAGGGTTTGCAAAAGAAATACTTGTTCTATGTGACCCTGTGGAAAGTAGTAAACTCGTTCATCATCCCGAGGAACATCCACTAAAGGCCCTGCACATGCCTTCCATAGCTCTGTATACAAATCATCACTTCCCATACCTACTCAAACacaaaataaacacaaaaagAAATGTAACAAAACTCACATAAAAGGACATATAattagaatgaaaaaaaaaaaacttgagctTGCCTAAGAAATGAAGCAAAGCCACtgagacttaaaaaaaaaaaaaaaaggaattgaaCTCTGCAGTAGTTGTTATGAAACTCAAGAAACAATGATATGGAAATTTTTTTAGCTCATTGGTATTTAAACTACATTTTTCATTAAAACAGAACTTATCCCAAATCAGGAATTTTATGACTTATGAAATGATCAGGCAAATGGCAGTAACTAAAGCCTTATCTAGCTGCATAAGTAACAGTTGAGAATTTTAAGagcaattaaaaaataagacaaagatGTAGAAGAGAAACAAACATAAAACAGATGCAAAGTCAAGTTTTGCTGCCTCTTCATAGAAAACAACAAAATTTAATAGAAACccataaaacaaaaaaggaaaaacaaccGAATAAGCAAAGTGTTTTTCACCTGTATTTTGATTTTGTATCACAGAGGCTCCTCTAAGTTCTTCAAATTGAACAATTAAAGGCCACTAAAACccctcaaaaagaaaataaggatgCTAATTGCTAACAACAAAGCTTGAAGAAGAAACCTTATTGTTCACGCACTTCAACGTACCCAAATTATCATCATTACATATACAAATCCAAACAAAAACAACTCCAAAGATCCAATTTTTACTAACAAACAAAACAGTTAATCAGCCATTTTCTGAGCTACCCTTGtttgtttctctctctaaatGTAAACACAAGTGTATGTAACAGCTTTTGTGCTCTTTCTAGTGTTTGCTTTTTTTTCAGTtacaaaaccaaaaccaaaaccactcttttttctttcagtCTTCTTTAGCTACCAATACCACCTTTTTTGGGTTGCAAAAAACCACTTTTTCTTGGTCATATTATCACCTGAATCAACATTACCAAATCCCAAAACCTGCTTCTTAATATTTTTCACTCTCTTTAATTATACATGTATCTTTTCGTCTTCCCTCTATATAAGCTGAAAATGAAAAGCTTTATTTCACTGACTCACTAGGACATGCTAAGGTTAAAGTTTAACCACAGTTAAGCATTTTTTACTCCTTTTTTCTGCTCACCTTTTTCatacacttttttttctttatttatttattggaaGTACGTACCTTGCCCTTTTTTTTCAGTTGAGTTATACGTAATGGGAAAAGATTTTTACTTTATAATAAAATCTGACGATTTTGCCACTCACCCTTTTCAACTGTCTTTTTACCTTTTTGGCAAATTTTACTCTCATTTTAGGTCCCCTCATTTTACCAAGTGTAATATTTAGctcaaataatttagaaaatatatgtcAACAGGCAATCTACTGGTTTAAGACTTATGAGTAAGaaagtacttatttttctttcttttgttactGCTAATgagaatagaaaaataataatgcACTGTACTAATGGCTtctaatttcattaattaattatataattattaAGAGACACAGTTAATAGTAGATTAGTGGTCTAAAACCCTGCAATAATACCAACAGTAAGAGCAAAGGATATGATAGATGGTTAAAGTCCCTCCACCTTTAATTAAAGTTTCAGATTCAAgtcttaaaatgaaaaaaaaaaaaaaagagtggttTAGCCTCCTTGGGCAAACGGATTGAATACCGAATGATTAAGAAAACACAACACGAAATTAATTTGGAGAACTCTATGAGCGTTATGGTATATTCGCCATTTTAAACTCTAAGCAGTCTTTGGCATTGATTACATCGAGATGCAAGTTCATTTTAGAAAAAGCTtcaattaagtatatttatttagttAATTAAGTGCTAGGCTAAATGAggtataaagaaaataaaacaatataTTTTTAACTTATCGAATCGTGAAAAAATCCATCAATCaaacttttaagttttaaacggaaaaaataaaagaacttgcatgaattTCTTAAGGTCATTTTGATCTTTGTTAATTGACATGTTTCTTTTGATTACCAAGCCACTAATTGACTATCACATCTCGTGTAATTTTGAATATTGTTCATTAAAACGTGAGCTATTTGTATAGTTCTGTGGCGCAACAGAAATATGATTGAGGGGGACATAAAATAATAGTGATAATTAAACATGCAATTGCGCATTGACAAAATGCAAGCATCTTACAAAATGTGCACATATAACTACTACTATTAAAATTTAACGCGCCATTTCAATGAATTACGAATCCATATCCCCTTATTTTATTTGTGAGTTGGGAATTTTAGTATTTTctgattatttagttttttaatcatttttttgtcAGAGAAAATAAAGTCACAACTCATTGAAACACTTTACAATAGAGTATGATATTTATCTAATTTTAAAGAAGTCACTATGTCATGTATCAACCTGTTTTTATAAATATCTAAAATGAATTGATAATTGTTtcgtttttcctttttgcttcAGGTCATGGTATTTTATTTGAACGGAGTTTCATTTTATCATTTTCATGGACAACATATCATTAAACTATGCTAATTATAGGCTATGGGAATACCTATTTATTTTGCCATGAATGGAATAAGAAGAATAGATGCTACTAAAAGTCAACATTAACCATAGTTAGGTTAAGTAACTAGAGATGCTGAGTAAACGTGACTTGTATTAAACAATGGTAGTCCTCACATAACGGCTGCTTAGCATTTACGAGCGAAACCCCCCTAGAATATTGATAGCAGCCAAATATACACgaaatttaattgatttaattCTATTACTACCTTTGTCCCGATTTATTTGATACTtatcgcttttcgagagtcaaacgagtTATTTTTTTaccgtaattttttcataatcttttaaaaaaattaaattattaactatggtgacttataatattttttacgtaattttcaaacatgtaaaatttattttgaaaattttaaaaattctatGTTCAAATACACgatcaaaattaagaagtttgactctcgaaaagaaaaaagtgtcaaacaaattggAACAGAGGGGAGTAATAAAGATTAAATACTTAAAAGTTACTACTCCATTTATTTGAATAGcattgaaaaattaaaaggttACTTTTATGTGTTACTATGATTTAATGTGTTTCTTTATGAGTTGTTTTAATAAACATTTTTCCTCTTGATCATGAAGTAGGATAATAATTTTCATAGTGTTTCAACCTTATATTTGAGGTTTGTTAGactatttatttcttttgtcatggaaaaacaacattaaaaaaTGGCAGTGTAATTTATTCATTGTGTTGGTGTACGCGAGATTGTAATGTTTT encodes:
- the LOC132063758 gene encoding auxin response factor 11-like, producing the protein MGSDDLYTELWKACAGPLVDVPRDDERVYYFPQGHIEQLEASTNQAVNQKIPLFNLPSKILCRVVNVHLLAEVETDEVYAQITLHPEAKQEEPSKPDPCPPDPPKRTVHSFCKILTASDTSTHGGFSVLRKHANECLPQLDMTQATPTQDLIAKDLHGYEWRFKHIFRGQPRRHLLTTGWSTFVTSKRLVAGDALVFLRDENGELRVGVRRLARQQSPMPQCVISSQSMHLGVLATASHAISTQTLFVVYYKPRTSQFIVGLNKYLEAVSHGFSVGMRFRMRFEGEDSPERRFTGTIVGTGDISSQWSESKWRSLKIQWDEPSSILRPDRVSPWEIEPFVAPTSVDVAQPGIKSKRPRALELPHTEIAVASAASPFWYPGSGPTVEVSHIGSIAEVQSHDNQLFWSSKQNSSLSNGVNNTSCRTHLSGVWQHSMLANGSPIEDNKQLITRSALLDYGSPMSSRASNAVLLDKVDRGNKREISSACRLFGIDLRKNSSSTPTREKEILSANVISNCADDAPIVPGESEVDKDQNVEHLNPSEEKKQVQLEALPKDTHKQGLTSSRTRTKVQMQGVRVGRAVDLAALSGYDDLISELEKIFDIKGELCPRNKWEVVYTDDEGDMMLVGDDPWPEFCKMVRRIFIYSSEEVKKMSPRCKLPILSLEGEGTMPSVESELKSEG